One window from the genome of Salvelinus fontinalis isolate EN_2023a chromosome 3, ASM2944872v1, whole genome shotgun sequence encodes:
- the LOC129851084 gene encoding PHD finger protein 20-like isoform X1 — protein sequence MEYGQSLSPKVSFAEVDVDTMSKTPPNRRGITFEVGATLEARDALKNWYPANIEKIDYDDEKVLIHYRQWSHRYDEWFDWTSPYLRPVERIQLRRQGLLDDCPIPVRDGFHVNDKVLASWSDCRFYPAKVLAVNKDASYTVKFYDGVVQTVKGIHVKPFVRERGGGKARSTERNGFKKPQNGRERRPQEYGPKNKRTRRSTSDQEGDSDTEDGDNNDEDEWHEREVEEKTKRKDSDGDVTKETPSIVKQEEDTEQHAGQISLGDHVAATVGPTEVKMEEDGGQSEERPTHLNEGIKKEEVEMKTEYTVLSSPNETKPSTESPNQMSTQTGPVSVPLPSAMSTIDRVEQKAESQPDSSKPAPLALPVKPIRKQGFHNPNRFSREPLYRVIKNQPPPVLSINLDHNPFKCSAVGCTKSFRKAKLLHYHMKYYHGEEQQLEDDLSPTAQTRASEKHPSPTSLESPKRRRTISASMHSNVHSPTRTPPSPRSEAKTMNRRTSAPPNVNTQRQQQRALLREKSKENQLDRNGQRPVETETTESSGMDICLSVVKERDRLKDKKQRAFLRINLKKKKKKKKVKCEYTGSEENIDISIFALQSKLNLPLKFPLSHNHKPESYHFRPGYNQSEQMHVDDEDSISDWSTDSCEWSDDELGAELDNATTPISLGSVALETGSQEVVRCVCEAEEENDFMIQCEECLCWQHGTCMGLLEENVPDKYACYVCRDPPGQRQSLRYRYDRDWLSSGHMYGLSFLDENYSHQNAKKIAATHQLLGDVQRVVEVLNGLQLKMSVLQTQTHPDLQLWCQPWKRAERPWRRGGSGTGTDAAPSPALTDEGSEKDHKSLARGGAEALMSAAMEKLSRASSSSSSSPYQSFQDSYIMSEHCYQKPRAYYPAVEQRLVVETTRRGSELEDSLRSTEDLLEREQRYGGMLETARPKAPTHLNTHTKGSDVGRWGQAEVKREEGVGCGGGGDGSGQQHQWQINLLDHIDAVQDEVTHRMDFIERELDVLESWLDYTGELEPPEPLARLPQLKHRMKLLLTELAKVQQIALCCST from the exons GAGGTGGATGTGGACACAATGAGCAAGACACCCCCTAACAGAAGAGGAATAACCTTTGAGGTGGGAGCAACGCTGGAGGCCAGAGACGCCCTCAAAAACTG GTATCCAGCCAACATAGAGAAGATTGACTATGATGACGAGAAGGTCCTGATCCACTACCGTCAGTGGAGCCACCGCTATGATGAGTGGTTTGACTGGACCAGCCCCTACCTGAGACCTGTAGAGAGGATCCAGCTGAGACGACAGGGACTGCTGGACGACTGTCCTATCCCTGTAAGAGAT GGATTTCATGTGAATGACAAGGTCCTCGCCAGTTGGTCTGATTGCCGCTTCTACCCTGCCAAGGTCTTGGCAGTGAATAAAGATG CATCTTACACCGTGAAGTTTTATGATGGCGTCGTCCAGACGGTAAAGGGGATCCACGTGAAACCTTTTGTAAGAGAG agaggaggaggaaaggctCGGTCCACTGAGAGGAACGGCTTCAAGAAGCCCCAGAATGGCAGAGAACGGAGGCCTCAGGAATACGGCCCAAAGAATAAAAGAACCAGACGTAGTACCTCTGACCAGGAGGGGGACAGTGACACAGAGGATGGTGACAATAATGATGAAGATGAATGGCatgagagggaggtggaggagaagaccAAGAGGAAGGATAGTGACGGGGATGTCACCAAAGAGACACCATCCATAGTTAAGCAGGAGGAGGATACAGAGCAACATGCAGGACAGATCAGCCTCGGGGATCACGTGGCAGCCACTGTGGGCCCGACTGAAGTAAAAATGGAAGAAGACGGAGGACAGAGTGAGGAGAGGCCTACTCATTTAAATGAAGGGATAAAGAAAGAAGAGGTGGAAATGAAAACTGAGTACACAGTCCTGAGCTCACCTAATGAAACTAAGCCATCCACTGAGTCACCCAATCAGATGTCAACACAGACCGGGCCAGTGTCTGTCCCATTACCCTCAGCTATGTCCACCATTGACAGAGTGGAGCAGAAGGCAGAAAGCCAACCGGATAGCTCCAAACCTGCACCACTGGCCCTCCCAGTGAAAC CGATAAGGAAGCAGGGTTTCCACAACCCCAACCGATTTAGCAGAGAGCCAT TGTACAGAGTGATCAAAAACCAGCCTCCCCCAGTCCTGTCCATCAACTTGGACCACAACCCATTTAAATGCAGCGCTGTAGGCTGCACCAAGTCATTCCGCAAGGCCAAACTGCTTCACTACCACATGAAATACTACCATGGAGAGGAGCAGCAGCTAGAGGACGACCTAAGCCCCACCGCCCAGACACGGGCCTCAGAGAAGCACCCCTCCCCTACCTCTCTGGAAAGTCCTAAGAGGAGACGTACCATCTCCGCCTCAATGC ACTCCAATGTGCACAGTCCTACTAGAACTCCCCCATCTCCACGTAGTGAGGCCAAGACAATGAACAGACGCACATCAGCTCCACCTAATGTCAACACCCAGCGCCAGCAGCAGAGGGCTCTACTGAGGGAGAAGAGCAAAGAGAACCAGCTGGACAGGAATGGACAGAGACCAGTGGAGACAGAGACTACTGAGAGCAGTGGTATGGACATATGTTTGT CAGTGGTGAAAGAACGAGATCGGCTGAAGGATAAGAAACAGAGGGCGTTCCTTCGCATTAAtctgaagaaaaagaagaagaaaaagaaggtcAAGTGTG AGTACACAGGTAGTGAGGAGAATATTGACATCTCAATATTCGCTCTTCAGTCCAAATTGAATTTGCCACTCAAATTCCCCCTCTCACACAATCACAAGCCTGAGTCCTACCACTTCAGGCCCGGATACAACCAGTCAGAGCAGATGCACGTGGATG ATGAGGATAGCATCAGTGATTGGTCCACTGACAGTTGTGAGTGGAGTGATGATGAGCTGGGAGCGGAGCTGGACAATGCTACAACACCCATAAGTCTGGGCTCTGTTGCCTTGGAGACAGGCAGTCAGGAGGTTGTGCGTTGCGTCTGTGAGGCGGAAGAGGAAAACGACTTCATGATACAG TGTGAGGAGTGTCTGTGCTGGCAGCATGGCACCTGCATGGGCCTCCTGGAGGAGAACGTCCCGGACAAATACGCCTGCTACGTCTGCAGAGACCCACCAG GTCAGAGACAAAGCCTGCGCTACCGGTATGACCGTGATTGGCTGAGCAGCGGTCACATGTATGGTCTGTCCTTCCTGGATGAGAACTACTCCCACCAGAATGCCAAGAAGATTGCAGCAACACACCAGCTACTAGGAGATGTACAGCGTGTGGTGGAGGTGCTCAATGGCCTCCAGCTCAAAATGAGCGTCCTACA AACCCAGACCCACCCGGACCTGCAGTTGTGGTGCCAGCCCTGGAAGAGAGCAGAGAGGCCCTGGAGAAGAGGTGGCTCAGGTACGGGCACCGATGCAGCACCCTCTCCTGCGTTAACAGACGAGGGGTCCGAGAAGGACCACAAGAGTCTCGCCCGTGGTGGAGCAGAAGCTCTAATGTCAGCCGCCATGGAGAAGCTTAGCCGAGCCTCTTCCTCGTCTTCTTCCTCGCCCTACCAGTCGTTCCAGGACTCGTACATAATGAGTGAGCATTGCTACCAGAAGCCACGGGCGTACTACCCTGCAGTGGAGCAGAGGCTGGTGGTGGAGACCACACGGAGGGGATCTGAGTTGGAGGACAGCCTGAGGAGCACTGAGGACCTGCTGGAGAGAGAGCAGCGCTATGGAGGCATGCTGGAGACAGCCAGGCCCAAAGCCCCCACACACCTGAACACTCACACCAAG GGCTCAGATGTTGGTCGGTGGGGCCAGGCCGAGGTGAAGCGGGAGGAGGGTGTTGGCTGCGGTGGTGGAGGGGACGGCAGTGGCCAGCAGCACCAGTGGCAGATCAACCTGCTGGATCACATAGATGCTGTCCAGGACGAGGTCACACACAGGATGGACTTCATCGAGAGGGAGCTGGATG tGTTGGAGAGCTGGCTGGACTACACAGGAGAGCTGGAGCCCCCAGAGCCCCTGGCCCGGCTGCCTCAGCTCAAACACCGCATGAAGCTGCTGCTTACAGAGCTGGCCAAGGTGCAGCAGATCGCTCTGTGCTGCTCCACATGA
- the LOC129851084 gene encoding PHD finger protein 20-like isoform X3 yields the protein MEYGQSLSPKVSFAEVDVDTMSKTPPNRRGITFEVGATLEARDALKNWYPANIEKIDYDDEKVLIHYRQWSHRYDEWFDWTSPYLRPVERIQLRRQGLLDDCPIPGFHVNDKVLASWSDCRFYPAKVLAVNKDASYTVKFYDGVVQTVKGIHVKPFVRERGGGKARSTERNGFKKPQNGRERRPQEYGPKNKRTRRSTSDQEGDSDTEDGDNNDEDEWHEREVEEKTKRKDSDGDVTKETPSIVKQEEDTEQHAGQISLGDHVAATVGPTEVKMEEDGGQSEERPTHLNEGIKKEEVEMKTEYTVLSSPNETKPSTESPNQMSTQTGPVSVPLPSAMSTIDRVEQKAESQPDSSKPAPLALPVKPIRKQGFHNPNRFSREPLYRVIKNQPPPVLSINLDHNPFKCSAVGCTKSFRKAKLLHYHMKYYHGEEQQLEDDLSPTAQTRASEKHPSPTSLESPKRRRTISASMHSNVHSPTRTPPSPRSEAKTMNRRTSAPPNVNTQRQQQRALLREKSKENQLDRNGQRPVETETTESSGMDICLSVVKERDRLKDKKQRAFLRINLKKKKKKKKVKCEYTGSEENIDISIFALQSKLNLPLKFPLSHNHKPESYHFRPGYNQSEQMHVDDEDSISDWSTDSCEWSDDELGAELDNATTPISLGSVALETGSQEVVRCVCEAEEENDFMIQCEECLCWQHGTCMGLLEENVPDKYACYVCRDPPGQRQSLRYRYDRDWLSSGHMYGLSFLDENYSHQNAKKIAATHQLLGDVQRVVEVLNGLQLKMSVLQTQTHPDLQLWCQPWKRAERPWRRGGSGTGTDAAPSPALTDEGSEKDHKSLARGGAEALMSAAMEKLSRASSSSSSSPYQSFQDSYIMSEHCYQKPRAYYPAVEQRLVVETTRRGSELEDSLRSTEDLLEREQRYGGMLETARPKAPTHLNTHTKGSDVGRWGQAEVKREEGVGCGGGGDGSGQQHQWQINLLDHIDAVQDEVTHRMDFIERELDVLESWLDYTGELEPPEPLARLPQLKHRMKLLLTELAKVQQIALCCST from the exons GAGGTGGATGTGGACACAATGAGCAAGACACCCCCTAACAGAAGAGGAATAACCTTTGAGGTGGGAGCAACGCTGGAGGCCAGAGACGCCCTCAAAAACTG GTATCCAGCCAACATAGAGAAGATTGACTATGATGACGAGAAGGTCCTGATCCACTACCGTCAGTGGAGCCACCGCTATGATGAGTGGTTTGACTGGACCAGCCCCTACCTGAGACCTGTAGAGAGGATCCAGCTGAGACGACAGGGACTGCTGGACGACTGTCCTATCCCT GGATTTCATGTGAATGACAAGGTCCTCGCCAGTTGGTCTGATTGCCGCTTCTACCCTGCCAAGGTCTTGGCAGTGAATAAAGATG CATCTTACACCGTGAAGTTTTATGATGGCGTCGTCCAGACGGTAAAGGGGATCCACGTGAAACCTTTTGTAAGAGAG agaggaggaggaaaggctCGGTCCACTGAGAGGAACGGCTTCAAGAAGCCCCAGAATGGCAGAGAACGGAGGCCTCAGGAATACGGCCCAAAGAATAAAAGAACCAGACGTAGTACCTCTGACCAGGAGGGGGACAGTGACACAGAGGATGGTGACAATAATGATGAAGATGAATGGCatgagagggaggtggaggagaagaccAAGAGGAAGGATAGTGACGGGGATGTCACCAAAGAGACACCATCCATAGTTAAGCAGGAGGAGGATACAGAGCAACATGCAGGACAGATCAGCCTCGGGGATCACGTGGCAGCCACTGTGGGCCCGACTGAAGTAAAAATGGAAGAAGACGGAGGACAGAGTGAGGAGAGGCCTACTCATTTAAATGAAGGGATAAAGAAAGAAGAGGTGGAAATGAAAACTGAGTACACAGTCCTGAGCTCACCTAATGAAACTAAGCCATCCACTGAGTCACCCAATCAGATGTCAACACAGACCGGGCCAGTGTCTGTCCCATTACCCTCAGCTATGTCCACCATTGACAGAGTGGAGCAGAAGGCAGAAAGCCAACCGGATAGCTCCAAACCTGCACCACTGGCCCTCCCAGTGAAAC CGATAAGGAAGCAGGGTTTCCACAACCCCAACCGATTTAGCAGAGAGCCAT TGTACAGAGTGATCAAAAACCAGCCTCCCCCAGTCCTGTCCATCAACTTGGACCACAACCCATTTAAATGCAGCGCTGTAGGCTGCACCAAGTCATTCCGCAAGGCCAAACTGCTTCACTACCACATGAAATACTACCATGGAGAGGAGCAGCAGCTAGAGGACGACCTAAGCCCCACCGCCCAGACACGGGCCTCAGAGAAGCACCCCTCCCCTACCTCTCTGGAAAGTCCTAAGAGGAGACGTACCATCTCCGCCTCAATGC ACTCCAATGTGCACAGTCCTACTAGAACTCCCCCATCTCCACGTAGTGAGGCCAAGACAATGAACAGACGCACATCAGCTCCACCTAATGTCAACACCCAGCGCCAGCAGCAGAGGGCTCTACTGAGGGAGAAGAGCAAAGAGAACCAGCTGGACAGGAATGGACAGAGACCAGTGGAGACAGAGACTACTGAGAGCAGTGGTATGGACATATGTTTGT CAGTGGTGAAAGAACGAGATCGGCTGAAGGATAAGAAACAGAGGGCGTTCCTTCGCATTAAtctgaagaaaaagaagaagaaaaagaaggtcAAGTGTG AGTACACAGGTAGTGAGGAGAATATTGACATCTCAATATTCGCTCTTCAGTCCAAATTGAATTTGCCACTCAAATTCCCCCTCTCACACAATCACAAGCCTGAGTCCTACCACTTCAGGCCCGGATACAACCAGTCAGAGCAGATGCACGTGGATG ATGAGGATAGCATCAGTGATTGGTCCACTGACAGTTGTGAGTGGAGTGATGATGAGCTGGGAGCGGAGCTGGACAATGCTACAACACCCATAAGTCTGGGCTCTGTTGCCTTGGAGACAGGCAGTCAGGAGGTTGTGCGTTGCGTCTGTGAGGCGGAAGAGGAAAACGACTTCATGATACAG TGTGAGGAGTGTCTGTGCTGGCAGCATGGCACCTGCATGGGCCTCCTGGAGGAGAACGTCCCGGACAAATACGCCTGCTACGTCTGCAGAGACCCACCAG GTCAGAGACAAAGCCTGCGCTACCGGTATGACCGTGATTGGCTGAGCAGCGGTCACATGTATGGTCTGTCCTTCCTGGATGAGAACTACTCCCACCAGAATGCCAAGAAGATTGCAGCAACACACCAGCTACTAGGAGATGTACAGCGTGTGGTGGAGGTGCTCAATGGCCTCCAGCTCAAAATGAGCGTCCTACA AACCCAGACCCACCCGGACCTGCAGTTGTGGTGCCAGCCCTGGAAGAGAGCAGAGAGGCCCTGGAGAAGAGGTGGCTCAGGTACGGGCACCGATGCAGCACCCTCTCCTGCGTTAACAGACGAGGGGTCCGAGAAGGACCACAAGAGTCTCGCCCGTGGTGGAGCAGAAGCTCTAATGTCAGCCGCCATGGAGAAGCTTAGCCGAGCCTCTTCCTCGTCTTCTTCCTCGCCCTACCAGTCGTTCCAGGACTCGTACATAATGAGTGAGCATTGCTACCAGAAGCCACGGGCGTACTACCCTGCAGTGGAGCAGAGGCTGGTGGTGGAGACCACACGGAGGGGATCTGAGTTGGAGGACAGCCTGAGGAGCACTGAGGACCTGCTGGAGAGAGAGCAGCGCTATGGAGGCATGCTGGAGACAGCCAGGCCCAAAGCCCCCACACACCTGAACACTCACACCAAG GGCTCAGATGTTGGTCGGTGGGGCCAGGCCGAGGTGAAGCGGGAGGAGGGTGTTGGCTGCGGTGGTGGAGGGGACGGCAGTGGCCAGCAGCACCAGTGGCAGATCAACCTGCTGGATCACATAGATGCTGTCCAGGACGAGGTCACACACAGGATGGACTTCATCGAGAGGGAGCTGGATG tGTTGGAGAGCTGGCTGGACTACACAGGAGAGCTGGAGCCCCCAGAGCCCCTGGCCCGGCTGCCTCAGCTCAAACACCGCATGAAGCTGCTGCTTACAGAGCTGGCCAAGGTGCAGCAGATCGCTCTGTGCTGCTCCACATGA
- the LOC129851084 gene encoding PHD finger protein 20-like isoform X10 — MEYGQSLSPKVSFAEVDVDTMSKTPPNRRGITFEVGATLEARDALKNWYPANIEKIDYDDEKVLIHYRQWSHRYDEWFDWTSPYLRPVERIQLRRQGLLDDCPIPGFHVNDKVLASWSDCRFYPAKVLAVNKDASYTVKFYDGVVQTVKGIHVKPFVRERGGGKARSTERNGFKKPQNGRERRPQEYGPKNKRTRRSTSDQEGDSDTEDGDNNDEDEWHEREVEEKTKRKDSDGDVTKETPSIVKQEEDTEQHAGQISLGDHVAATVGPTEVKMEEDGGQSEERPTHLNEGIKKEEVEMKTEYTVLSSPNETKPSTESPNQMSTQTGPVSVPLPSAMSTIDRVEQKAESQPDSSKPAPLALPVKPIRKQGFHNPNRFSREPLYRVIKNQPPPVLSINLDHNPFKCSAVGCTKSFRKAKLLHYHMKYYHGEEQQLEDDLSPTAQTRASEKHPSPTSLESPKRRRTISASMHSNVHSPTRTPPSPRSEAKTMNRRTSAPPNVNTQRQQQRALLREKSKENQLDRNGQRPVETETTESSGMDICLSVVKERDRLKDKKQRAFLRINLKKKKKKKKVKCDEDSISDWSTDSCEWSDDELGAELDNATTPISLGSVALETGSQEVVRCVCEAEEENDFMIQCEECLCWQHGTCMGLLEENVPDKYACYVCRDPPGQRQSLRYRYDRDWLSSGHMYGLSFLDENYSHQNAKKIAATHQLLGDVQRVVEVLNGLQLKMSVLQTQTHPDLQLWCQPWKRAERPWRRGGSGTGTDAAPSPALTDEGSEKDHKSLARGGAEALMSAAMEKLSRASSSSSSSPYQSFQDSYIMSEHCYQKPRAYYPAVEQRLVVETTRRGSELEDSLRSTEDLLEREQRYGGMLETARPKAPTHLNTHTKGSDVGRWGQAEVKREEGVGCGGGGDGSGQQHQWQINLLDHIDAVQDEVTHRMDFIERELDVLESWLDYTGELEPPEPLARLPQLKHRMKLLLTELAKVQQIALCCST; from the exons GAGGTGGATGTGGACACAATGAGCAAGACACCCCCTAACAGAAGAGGAATAACCTTTGAGGTGGGAGCAACGCTGGAGGCCAGAGACGCCCTCAAAAACTG GTATCCAGCCAACATAGAGAAGATTGACTATGATGACGAGAAGGTCCTGATCCACTACCGTCAGTGGAGCCACCGCTATGATGAGTGGTTTGACTGGACCAGCCCCTACCTGAGACCTGTAGAGAGGATCCAGCTGAGACGACAGGGACTGCTGGACGACTGTCCTATCCCT GGATTTCATGTGAATGACAAGGTCCTCGCCAGTTGGTCTGATTGCCGCTTCTACCCTGCCAAGGTCTTGGCAGTGAATAAAGATG CATCTTACACCGTGAAGTTTTATGATGGCGTCGTCCAGACGGTAAAGGGGATCCACGTGAAACCTTTTGTAAGAGAG agaggaggaggaaaggctCGGTCCACTGAGAGGAACGGCTTCAAGAAGCCCCAGAATGGCAGAGAACGGAGGCCTCAGGAATACGGCCCAAAGAATAAAAGAACCAGACGTAGTACCTCTGACCAGGAGGGGGACAGTGACACAGAGGATGGTGACAATAATGATGAAGATGAATGGCatgagagggaggtggaggagaagaccAAGAGGAAGGATAGTGACGGGGATGTCACCAAAGAGACACCATCCATAGTTAAGCAGGAGGAGGATACAGAGCAACATGCAGGACAGATCAGCCTCGGGGATCACGTGGCAGCCACTGTGGGCCCGACTGAAGTAAAAATGGAAGAAGACGGAGGACAGAGTGAGGAGAGGCCTACTCATTTAAATGAAGGGATAAAGAAAGAAGAGGTGGAAATGAAAACTGAGTACACAGTCCTGAGCTCACCTAATGAAACTAAGCCATCCACTGAGTCACCCAATCAGATGTCAACACAGACCGGGCCAGTGTCTGTCCCATTACCCTCAGCTATGTCCACCATTGACAGAGTGGAGCAGAAGGCAGAAAGCCAACCGGATAGCTCCAAACCTGCACCACTGGCCCTCCCAGTGAAAC CGATAAGGAAGCAGGGTTTCCACAACCCCAACCGATTTAGCAGAGAGCCAT TGTACAGAGTGATCAAAAACCAGCCTCCCCCAGTCCTGTCCATCAACTTGGACCACAACCCATTTAAATGCAGCGCTGTAGGCTGCACCAAGTCATTCCGCAAGGCCAAACTGCTTCACTACCACATGAAATACTACCATGGAGAGGAGCAGCAGCTAGAGGACGACCTAAGCCCCACCGCCCAGACACGGGCCTCAGAGAAGCACCCCTCCCCTACCTCTCTGGAAAGTCCTAAGAGGAGACGTACCATCTCCGCCTCAATGC ACTCCAATGTGCACAGTCCTACTAGAACTCCCCCATCTCCACGTAGTGAGGCCAAGACAATGAACAGACGCACATCAGCTCCACCTAATGTCAACACCCAGCGCCAGCAGCAGAGGGCTCTACTGAGGGAGAAGAGCAAAGAGAACCAGCTGGACAGGAATGGACAGAGACCAGTGGAGACAGAGACTACTGAGAGCAGTGGTATGGACATATGTTTGT CAGTGGTGAAAGAACGAGATCGGCTGAAGGATAAGAAACAGAGGGCGTTCCTTCGCATTAAtctgaagaaaaagaagaagaaaaagaaggtcAAGTGTG ATGAGGATAGCATCAGTGATTGGTCCACTGACAGTTGTGAGTGGAGTGATGATGAGCTGGGAGCGGAGCTGGACAATGCTACAACACCCATAAGTCTGGGCTCTGTTGCCTTGGAGACAGGCAGTCAGGAGGTTGTGCGTTGCGTCTGTGAGGCGGAAGAGGAAAACGACTTCATGATACAG TGTGAGGAGTGTCTGTGCTGGCAGCATGGCACCTGCATGGGCCTCCTGGAGGAGAACGTCCCGGACAAATACGCCTGCTACGTCTGCAGAGACCCACCAG GTCAGAGACAAAGCCTGCGCTACCGGTATGACCGTGATTGGCTGAGCAGCGGTCACATGTATGGTCTGTCCTTCCTGGATGAGAACTACTCCCACCAGAATGCCAAGAAGATTGCAGCAACACACCAGCTACTAGGAGATGTACAGCGTGTGGTGGAGGTGCTCAATGGCCTCCAGCTCAAAATGAGCGTCCTACA AACCCAGACCCACCCGGACCTGCAGTTGTGGTGCCAGCCCTGGAAGAGAGCAGAGAGGCCCTGGAGAAGAGGTGGCTCAGGTACGGGCACCGATGCAGCACCCTCTCCTGCGTTAACAGACGAGGGGTCCGAGAAGGACCACAAGAGTCTCGCCCGTGGTGGAGCAGAAGCTCTAATGTCAGCCGCCATGGAGAAGCTTAGCCGAGCCTCTTCCTCGTCTTCTTCCTCGCCCTACCAGTCGTTCCAGGACTCGTACATAATGAGTGAGCATTGCTACCAGAAGCCACGGGCGTACTACCCTGCAGTGGAGCAGAGGCTGGTGGTGGAGACCACACGGAGGGGATCTGAGTTGGAGGACAGCCTGAGGAGCACTGAGGACCTGCTGGAGAGAGAGCAGCGCTATGGAGGCATGCTGGAGACAGCCAGGCCCAAAGCCCCCACACACCTGAACACTCACACCAAG GGCTCAGATGTTGGTCGGTGGGGCCAGGCCGAGGTGAAGCGGGAGGAGGGTGTTGGCTGCGGTGGTGGAGGGGACGGCAGTGGCCAGCAGCACCAGTGGCAGATCAACCTGCTGGATCACATAGATGCTGTCCAGGACGAGGTCACACACAGGATGGACTTCATCGAGAGGGAGCTGGATG tGTTGGAGAGCTGGCTGGACTACACAGGAGAGCTGGAGCCCCCAGAGCCCCTGGCCCGGCTGCCTCAGCTCAAACACCGCATGAAGCTGCTGCTTACAGAGCTGGCCAAGGTGCAGCAGATCGCTCTGTGCTGCTCCACATGA